In one Solanum lycopersicum chromosome 11, SLM_r2.1 genomic region, the following are encoded:
- the LOC138339359 gene encoding uncharacterized protein: MVNLTKLEFTALQSSGRNYLSWVLDAEIHLDAMGLGDTIKEENKASNQNCARAMIFLRHHLDEILKIEYLTVKDPLVLWKNLKERFDHLKMVIHPKARYDWMHLRLQDFKSIHEYNSAMFRITSQLKLCGETVSEIDMMKKTFSTFHASNVLLQQQYREKGFKKYSELISHLLVAEQNNDLLLKNHENRPTGSKPLPEVNGRTPTMLGVEKVVVLIMDVDMVVDVDVIVVMVKNEKRKDEKREATREGCFRCGGRGHYARDCRTPKHLVELYQESLKKKEKNHEANFISENQVDITHLDVADFFAHPEKKIDHLIGDGSVNMEE; this comes from the exons atggtcAATCTTACAAAACTAGAGTTCACTGCCCTTCAAAGTTCGGGCAGGAACTACCTCTCATGGGTGTTGGATGCTGAAATCCACCTTGATGCAATGGGTCTTGGAGACACCATAAAAGAGGAAAATAAGGCATCAAATCAAAACTGTGCACGAGCAATGATATTCTTGCGTCATCATCTTGACGAGATTCTGAAAATAGAATATCTGACAGTTAAGGATCCACTTGTTTTGTGGAAAAACCTTAAAGAAAGATTTGACCACTTGAAGATGGTTATACATCCAAAAGCACGATATGATTGGATGCATctaaggctacaagactttaagtCTATACATGAGTATAATTCTGCCATGTTCAGAATTACTTCTCAATTGAAATTATGTGGAGAAACGGTTAGTGAGATTGATATGATGAAAAAGACATTCTCCACTTTCCATGCCTCGAATGTGCTATTGCAGCAACAATATCGAGAGAAAGGTTTCAAAAAGTATTCTGAACTAATTTCCCATCTTCTTGTGGCCGagcaaaataatgatttattattgaaaaatcatgAGAATCGACCTACTGGATCTAAACCACTTCCTGAAGTGAATGGGCGTACACCCACCATGCTAGGCGTGGAAAAGGTCGTGGTCCTAATCATGGACGTGGACATGGTCGTGGACGTGGACGTGATCGTGGTTATGGTTAAGAAC gaaaaaagaaaggatgagAAACGTGAAGCAACTAGGGAAGGTTGTTTTCGATGTGGTGGAAGAGGTCATTATGCACGTGATTGTCGTACTCCCAAACACTTGGTTGAGCTTTATCAAGAATCactaaagaagaaagagaaaaatcatgaggcaaattttatctctgaaaatcaagttgacatCACGCACTTAGATGTAGCAGATTTCTTCGCACAtcctgaaaaaaaaatagatcacTTAATTGGTGATGGTTCTGTGAACATGGaagagtga